A genomic stretch from Solanum stenotomum isolate F172 chromosome 8, ASM1918654v1, whole genome shotgun sequence includes:
- the LOC125872559 gene encoding arogenate dehydrogenase 1, chloroplastic-like: MSSLSSSSSSQPKTIRIGIIGFGPFAQFLAKTMMKQGHLIRVTSRSDYSELCTNLGILFFRDMGAFLESDNEVIMISTSILSLSRVVESIPFNCLKRPTLFVDVLSVKEHPKDVLLRIMPEECDLLCAHPMFGPESGKDGWTDLTFMYDMVRIRDQPLCSSFLHIFSSEGCKMLEMTCEEHDRLAAQSQFLTHTIGRILSEMEVEPTPIDTKGFQKLVQVKESSVKDSFDLFSGLFIHNRFARQQMKNLEVALEKTKEKLQERLKELQDPNISKF; encoded by the exons ATGTCGTCGTtgtcgtcttcttcttcttctcaaccAAAAACTATACGAATCGGCATAATTGGATTTGGTCCTTTCGCCCAGTTTCTGGCCAAAACTATGATGAAACAAGGCCATTTGATCAGAGTAACTTCAAGATCAGATTATTCAGAGCTCTGCACAAATTTGGGTATCTTGTTCTTCAG GGATATGGGTGCATTTCTAGAATCGGATAATGAAGTTATAATGATAAGCACGTCCATCCTGTCTCTATCACGAGTTGTGGAGTCCATACCATTCAATTGTCTGAAGCGGCCTACACTTTTCGTTGATGTGCTCTCTGTTAAAGAACACCCAAAAGATGTCCTTTTGCGA ATAATGCCCGAAGAGTGCGATTTGCTGTGTGCACACCCAATGTTTGGACCAGAAAGTGGTAAGGATGGATGGACAGACTTGACTTTTATGTACGACATGGTTCGAATTAGAGATCAACCCCTGTGTTCTAGCTTTCTGCACATCTTCTCAAGTGAG GGTTGCAAAATGCTGGAAATGACTTGTGAAGAGCATGATAGATTAGCTGCCCAAAGCCAATTTCTTACTCACACAATCGGCAG GATCTTGTCGGAAATGGAGGTTGAACCCACGCCAATAGACACAAAGGGATTTCAGAAACTTGTTCAAGTG AAGGAGAGCTCAGTTAAAGATAGTTTTGATCTGTTCAGCGGGCTATTCATCCACAATAGGTTTGCCAGGCAACAG ATGAAAAATTTAGAAGTAGCATTGGAGAAAACTAAAGAGAAacttcaagagagattgaaggAGCTGCAAGATCCTAATATATCGAAGTTCTAA